The nucleotide window TTTTTTTAATAAGTCTACGCGTCGTTCAATCTCTTGTTCAGGTAAAATGTTCGGTTTGACGTGTAATTCTTTTATAATTTCATTTTGTAAACTCACACATTTCCCTCCAATTAATATTATTGAAGTCTATAAATACCTTACCCTATAATGTCTCATGTACACGGCAACCGCGACTTTCAGCCTATAAAATGATTTTCAGACATAATAGCAGGTGGTTTGGTAACCGCATAACTGGTCCATATGTATCATGAGAAATTTTACCAATAATGATAGAATTGTATAAATACGATAAGTTTCGGTACTCAAGGACGGTCGGCACTACACTCGAAAGGGGTGGTGTAATAATGACGGTATTTCAAACGTTGATGGTTACCATCTCGTTTGCCACGTTGATTATCAGCGTATTGTCATTCCCGTATAAAAAATAGACCGTCCTTGAGCTGCACACTTTAGGTCACGGTCTACTCTAGTCCAAGCCGGTCCCCTTGAGGGAAAAGCTTATCGTATGATACGCAGGTGTTCGCAGCACCTGCGTTTTCATTCTCTAAAAACCTTTTTTTATTATAACACCACTATCTCAGGTTGTCATCGCAAAAATCAACAGTTTCTGAAAATTGTAATTATCTTGTAATCCAGCATCAAGAATCACACAAAAACATTATATGCCTTCATTCAAAATTTAGACGCTGGATTTATCCATACATGCGATTAGTCTTTTCTCGATATCCTCTGCCATTTCGGTGATTTGGGCATCGTCGACCATCGTAACGAGGGATGTCGGTTTTGGCATTCCGATCTTCGAGACGCCATCATCTTCATAAACAACCATTTTACAAGGAAGGAAATAGCCGACCATTACATTTTGATTCAATACACGTTGCGCTTCCTTCGGGTTACACACTTCTAAAATCCTGAAATCTCTGTCGAATTCTAGTCCTTTGGTGTTCAAGGTATTCTTCAGATCAAAGTTCCATAGTACCCCGAATTGCTCTTCCTTCAATTGCTTTTCCAATGTTTCGCAAGCTTCATCAATCGATTGATTTGTTGTTACTGTATAATGAAACATCCACTTCATCTCCTTTTATTAATTGATTATGGATTATACCCCACATCGTATTATTCAGTTTCCCTATTTACTTCAAGGTTAAACGATTGATTCCATTCCCAATCAAGGATAATAGCTGTCCACCTTTTACCATGCACCTGTATAGGTATTTATTTTCTTAAAAATAAAAAGGTGTTGCTTAATCCCTTATGGGTACATTGAATGTCAACACCTGAATTCTTATCTGCTTTTTACAAGTAGATTGACTGCTTCTTTAATTAGATCGTCCGTATTTTCACCTTTATCCAGTTGTTCTCTGAGACACTGTTCAAGGTTTGTACCAACAACTAGACCGATCGTACGGTCCAACGCACTTCTTATTGCAGACATCTGTGTCACTATATCCTTACAGTCTTTTTCTTCGTCCATCATTTTGAGGACTCCGCGGACTTGTCCTTCAATACGTTTGACACGGTTTTTCATTTGATCATTATATTCCATGAGGTTCAACCCCCTATATTAAAAGTGTTCTATGTATAATGCGAAATTTCTCTATAAATGCAAATCACCTTGTTAACTCCTCTATTGTACAATACATATTTTCATAAAGAAAACGTGAGAGGTTGTCCCATAAATGCTGAGCATGAGGGGTAATCCGTAACTATTTGCACAAACAGTGTGGGAAACAATCGTTAACGGACACAGGAGACCTTATTTTCCAAAAAATCGTTCATTTATAAAAATAACGGACACCAGAGCTCTTATTTAATCAGCTCTTTTGTTCACAGATAACGGCTCTGGTGTCCGCTAAAACTCTGAAACATCGCATTTTGTCACCAATAACGGCTCTGGTGTCCGTTACGATTCCAAAACATCCATGTAAACCAGAAAAGACATTCAAAATAACCACTGGCCTTTAGAAAAGAACTTATTCTTTTACTTTTAAAAGCCTTAGGCCATTCAATGTAACAAGAAGGGTTGCCCCCATATCTGCAAAGATCGCAATCCACAGAGTCAGCCAACCTGGCACGACGAGTAAGAGTGCCAATAGTTTAACTCCGATCGAAAAAGCAATGTTCTGCTTGATGATCGCAAGAGTTTTCCGGCTAAGCTTGATGGTATATGGAAGTTTGCGTAAGTCATCTCCCATCAGAGCGATATCCGCTGTTTCGATAGCTGTATCGGTACCAGCACCGCCCATGGCAATTCCAACGGTAGAGGAAGCAAGAGCAGGTGCGTCATTTACACCATCCCCGACCATCGCGACTTTCCCAAACCGCTGTTCATACTCTTTAATGTAGTTTAATTTTTCTTCAGGAAGCAGTTCTGCTTTTATGGTAGAAATGTTTATTTGCTCCCCGATGCTGTTTGCTGTCAGCTGATGGTCACCAGTCAGCATGATTGTATTTTTGATATTCATAGAATGTAGTGCTTTCACGACTTCGGCACTTTCATCCCGTATTGTATCCGCTACTGCAATGAGCGCAAGCAGATGCTCTTCTGTGCCGACCGCCAGCACAGTTTTCCCTTCAGAACGAAGACGATCGATGACAGTATACGTATCATGTTCAAGCTGGACTTGCAAATCCTCAGTAAATAATGCAAGACTTCCAGCATAATAAACAGTCTGATCGATCGTACCTTTTATACCCTTACCGGTAATCGATTTGAAGTTCTCTATATTCTCTGATGGCTTCTCAATCCCCATCTCTTCAGATTTCTTCAATATTGCAGATGCTAAAGGGTGCTGCGATCTACTTTCAAGAAAAGCAGCAATCCGGATAATTTCAGACTCCTTGTATTCGACCAGCGGGATAATATCGGTGACTTCAGGGATTCCCTTTGTCAAGGTTCCGGTTTTATCAAATGCAATAGATTTCAATTTCCCCGCTTCTTCTAAATAGACACCGCCTTTTACTAACACACCGTTCCGTGCAGCATTCCCAACTGCTGTGACAATGGAAACAGGCGTCGAAATCACGAGTGCACAAGGACAGCCGACGACTAGGACAGCCAGCCCTTGATAGATCCATTCTCCCCAGCTTCCCCCTAATAATGGCGGAATTACCGCTACTCCTATCGCCACTAAAATGATGGCGGGGGTATAATATTTTGCGAAACGATCTACAAACGATTGGGATGGAGCGCGCTCTTCTTGTGCTTCTTCAACTAGATGGATGATCTTCGCTAATGTTGTATCCTCTACCCGTTTCGTCACTTCAACTTCTAAATAGCCATCTTCATTCAATGTTCCAGCAAAAGCTTCATCGCCGACAGACAGGTGGACTGGTACAGATTCGCCAGTAACCGCAGATTGGTTCACGAATGATCCGCCTTTCGTAACGAGTCCATCCATGGCTAGCTTTTGCCCCGGTAAAACAATCATCGTATCTCCGACTAGCACGTCCTCTACAGGGATTGTCATTTCCTTATTGTATCGCAGAACAGTCGCTTCCTTTGGGGCGATTTCCATCAATCCGCGGATTGACTGGCGTGCTTTTTCCATCGAATAAGCTTCAAGGATTTCACTGATTGCAAACAGGATCACGACCATGGCACCTTCACCCCATTCACCGATCAAGGCAGCTCCGATGATTGCGATTGTCATGAGTGTCCTCATATTGAATTCGAGACTAAGCAGGTTTTTTAATCCTATAAGGAATAATCGATATCCCCCTATAAGTATAGAACCTGCATAAAAGCCGTTAGCTAAAAACGATCCTTCTCCGTTTAACAAGCTGATTGTCCAACCGACTATTAAAAAAATCCCGGCAATGAACACATTCCAATGGCGTTTCAGAAACGGTTCTTTCTTTTCTTCTTCTTTCAAATGGTCAGGACGGACTTTCAAGTTTTCAAAAGCCCCCGCTTTTTCAATCTCTTTTACATGTGCGTTTCCTTTAACTGTAAGCTTTGAAGCTGTAAAATTTACTTTTGCGTCTAAAACACCATCCAGGCGTTTTACGTTCGTTTCGAACTTTTTGGCACAACTAGCTCAGGTGAATCCAGAGATCTTATATACATGCTGTTCTGTTTCTCTCACTTTAGCTTGTTGCAAGGTGTTTCCCCTCCTCTAAATGGGAGAATGCGGTCTGGATGATTTGCCTTACGTGTTCATCATCTAATGAGTAGTACACAAGCTTTCCGACTTTCCGATATTTTGCAAGTCCCATATTCCGAAGCAACCTCAGGTGATGGGAAGCCGTTGCAACCGTACAATCAACGATATTTGATACATCGCATACACATAGTTCTTCCTCTATCGTCAATGCATAAGCGATTTTGATCCTTGTATCATCGGATAAGGCTTTGAAAACTTTTGCCGCTGACATGGTATCTTTTCCTTCTATATCAGCTTTTATCCGCCTCACTTTATCTTCATGCACACAATTGACTTTACAAACATCGTCTTTCGCCATTTCGTTCACCTCTCACCAATTCATTCAAACGTTCTTTTGAATATTAGTATATAAGGTATGACGTAATAACGTCAAACATTACACACAGCATTTCCACCGCAAAAAAGACCCAAAAGTGTCCGTCACTCTTGGGTCAGCCTCTTTCCTTATCTTCTTTTATTCTTTCCTTTCAGTTCAATGATGATCTTTTCGATTTCGTAGATATTAAACATGGAATCCGCTCCCTTTTCGAGTTCGTTTTGTTACTCTTAGTTTACGGAATTCCCCTTGTTTATTAACCGGTCAGCAGATTGGATTTTCCTCCTCCTCTAGATTGATTTTATTCTCCGTCTATGCCCCAAACCAATGCAAAAGATCATACGGTTTCATTTTTGGGATCGTTTCAGTCGATTTCAATTCACTGCACTCATACTGAAAACAGCACGCCAAGACTCTACAGTACGTGAAAAACGAGGAGACTTACGGAATTAGGCAAAGATGTATCAATTTTCATGGACTCAGAAGTCAGCTCTTCTTACATTCCCGTAACATTCCAGGTTTCCTTTTTCGATTACAATGCCCGCTCGGTCCTGACATACATACAGGGGTATTGATGTACGAGTCATGAATCTTTCTACTGCTACTGTCATGCGAACCCGATCTATGAAATGGGGTAAGAAATGCAGCTGGACTAAGTTGAGTGCCTCAGGATCGGCAAGTCGGACATCATTGGGGTCCAAAAATTGCGCAACCTCTATTGTCGGCGACATCATCATCGCGCCTGCACTTACCCCGATCAAGACTCCACCGGTTTTTACAAAGTCCTGTAGAAAACACAGCATGTTCCTCGAACGTAGATTCTTCAAAGAATAATATGTATTTCCACCAGATAAGTAAATCGCATCACAGGACGATAACTCATCCAGGTTTTCAGGTTCATATTCTTTATCAATATCAAAATAAACATATTGATCAAAACCAAACCGTTGCAAATGCGGTTTCATACGATTGAAGTAATGTTTTGTCACATCGTATTGTGAAGGGATATAGCCTAATGTAGAACCTTTCTCTGAGACAATCTGCCTGATCTTCTTCTCCAACTCTTTATCTAGATGTTCATCGATATTGCTCAACATGATCAATTGACTCATATAAAAACCTCTCTTTTTTACTTCCTTATATGTCTTTCTTCTTCATACACTTGATCCCTTTTCTTTTAGTAAAAATGAAACTATTATTCTTCTAAACCGTATAGTACGATGTAACAAAAAACATACATATTTTGGAATATATCAAAAGGGGTGATGGTGGTGATTCAGCATGTTAAGAAAAAACGCACAATCTATTTACCAGTGATGCTTATTTTCCTATTAATCGGGTTGTTGACATTTCACCATGCAATGAAGGAACGGGGTCTGACTCCGGAAGGTCTCAGTCGTAATACAGAAATTGTCGATGGGGTAACCGGGAAGCTCCTCACAGCTAAAAAAGTTGATTCCGGGTATGATGTACACTTTAATGAAAATGGGAAGCTCACGAACGTCCATGTCACTGAAAAACTGGAAGTGACCAATAAAGAAACCCTTCCGATTGAGCTAGGTCTATCGGCTACTATATGGGCAAAGAACAATACTGCCTATTTTATTGAAGATCAAGCGTTGACTTATTTTGATGGGAAAGAGAAACGAACGATAGCTGACAAGATAGATGGTTTCGAAGCCTCTGTTACTAATCTCTATTATTGGGAAAAAGATAGGATCTTTAAGGTTGATTCTACAACCAAAACTTCAGAGCAGCTGGTAATAACCGATCACCCGGTCTCTAACGTATTTGCAAGTGATCAGAAAGGACTTTTTGCAGTAACAAGTAAAAAAGAAGAATATACAACCCAAGTATCAGTATATAAAACCGATGAGGGCACCGTTAACGAATCAGTGAAATTCGATATCAATTCCATCAGCGGGGAGAGTGTGACAGATATCGACCTTGCTGAAAATGATGATGGGATGCATCTCATCTATCAAACTGGCCAAGCCCATGGCGGCACGATTATCGTCAGAGGGCATTACGCTCTCTTCAAAAAAGCACAAGAAGAACCTTCTTTTAATGAAGTTCGGGTCTACGATACATTTACGAATAGTAGACAGCGGGTGTTCGACAATATGAACCTCGTTATAACTGAGAATGGTCCAGAAATATATCTATCGATCAGAAGCAAGATCAAACCGAAAATCGAAAGCTGGAACGTGTATCGAGCTGTTCCGAAAGATGGAAAGTGGCTAGCAAGTCACATCAGCACCTCAACCTCTGTATCAAAGAATCACGTCTATGTTGATGAAGGTGAACTTTTCTGGCTGGATACAAGAGGAAAAAACGCTAAGATCATGGCAGTATCGGATCACCCTGAACTTGTCGAAAAAGGTGAAAGCCTACAAGCCTCTGATTGGGTGAATGGCTTCTATACAGGGATGGCGAAGCTGCCATATGGACTGATTCTATTATTAGTTGCCGTCATGTGGCTTGCACCGGCAATCATTTTCCTCTTCTGTGTTTCATTCTGGAATGAAGATGCAATAGAACAGCGCCGCAGCTGGGTCCGATACAGCACGATCGGTTTATTCACCATTTTTCAATATTTCTTGTTGCAGCGGTTTTTCACACCGATGTTTGAAGTTTTTTCACCAATTTACTTATCGTTTCAAATGCATTCGTTAATAATTCCGATCGTACTTGTCCTTCTAAGTCTGTTATTCACAAAACTTGTAAGGAAAAGTCATTGGAATCTCTATCAGGAATTCGGATACTTCTCCCTCTTCCATACGTTGATGATCATCTTTCTGATCTCACCTTATACGATTTAAATGATAGAGAATCAGTGTTTGTCGCGATATTTCCACGTTGTGATTTTTCTGGAACATGTTGCGATTTTCCGGAAACTTGTCGAGATAACCGCATCAGGGATTTATACGGACACGCTCAGGTCAAAAATACGTATTACTGTCCGTATAAATTCCTTCCTAATGGCGCGAATTACTCAGTGAATATTACAATCTAAAAAGGGCGACCCCTTAGTCCTTATGGTGGGTCACCCTTTTTTTATACCTTCTCTACGCTTTTCAGTTTTGTTTCAGCGAGTTCAATCTGCTTTTTGACTTGTGTTTGTCCCGTCCCGCCTGTACTGTTTCTCGCAGCAACCACGTTTTCGGGTGCTAGGACCTCATAGATATCCTCTTCAAATAACGGACTGAATTCCTGATAAACCTCGAGATTAAGGTCTAAGAGATATTTCTTTTGTTGGATTGCATGGAGGACGATTTGACCGATGATCGCATGAGCCTCACGGAAAGGCAATCCTTTCGTAACGAGGTAGTCAGCCAAATCAGTGGCATTCGAATAGTCTTCAGTCACAGCCTTTCGCATCGCTCCTGTGTTCACCGTCATCGTTTCAATCATCGGTGCCAGAAGCTTCAACGATCCATCCAACGTTTTGACCGTATCGAACATCCCTTCCTTATCTTCCTGCATATCCTTGTTATACGCTAACGGCAAACCTTTCAAGACAGTTAATAATCCCATAAGGTTCCCATACGTACGTCCCGTTTTCGCCCGTAAAAGCTCTGGGACATCAGGGTTCTTTTTTTGCGGCATGATGCTTGAACCGGTACAGAAAGAATCGTCCAACTCAATGAAACCGAACTCCTGACTCGACCAGATCACCATTTCTTCTGAAAGACGCGATATATGCGTCATCATGATTGAAGCGATCGAGAGAAATTCTAATATGAAGTCTCTGTCGCTTACCGCATCCATGCTGTTTGGGTAGATCGAATCGAACTCAAGGATTTCAGCCACTCTCTCCCGATTGATCGAGAACGTCGTACCTGCCAGCGCACCGGCACCGAGCGGAAGGACATTCACTCTTTTCAGACTATCGACTAATCGTTCTTTGTCTCGCTCGAACATCCAGAAGTAAGCCATCAGATGATGGGCGAAAGAAATCGGCTGTGCACGTTGTAAATGTGTATAACCAGGTAAAATGGTATCAACATTCGCTTTAGATTGTACCAAGATCGAGTGTTGGACCTGTTCGACAAGCTGGATGATCTCAGTCGTCTTGGTTTTCAAATATAAATGCATATCAGTTGCTACCTGATCATTCCGGCTGCGCCCTGTATGCAGTTTACCGCCTACAGTTCCGATTTCATCAATCAAGTGCTTCTCGATATTCATATGGATGTCTTCATGTTCAACCGCATATTCAAGCTCTTCATTCTCGATTTTTTTCTTTAATGTTTCCAGCCCGTTTTTGATCGTGTCAGCTTCTTCAAGTGAAATGATCTCACATTCCGCAAGCATCTGGACATGCGCGAGACTACCCTTTATATCCTCTAATGCAAGCTGTTGATCGAATTCAATGGAGGCTGTGAACTCTTCAACAAGCTTATTGGTTTCTTTCGTAAAACGGCCGCCCCAAAGTTTAGCCATACAATTTCTCCTTGCTGACTGCCTTAAGATTCGGCTTCTTATTCACTTCAGCATGTACTTTCGTCGAGAGCCCCCATAATTTGATAAAGCCTACAGCAGCATTGTGATCAAAGAGATCTCCTTCTGAATAGGTCGCTAACTGCTCGTTATATAAGCTATGACTAGATTTACGTGCAACAACTGTTGCGTTACCTTTAAACAGCTTGATTTTGATTGTGCCGCTTACAACCTTTTGTGTTTCATTGATGAAGGCTTCCAATGCAGAGCGTAATGGTGAGTACCAAAGGCCTTCATATACAAGCTTCGCCATCTGTTGCTCCACCTGAGGCTTGAATTGAGTGACCTCGCGAGGCAACGTCAAGAATTCCAGCTCTTTATGTGCATTGATCAACAACAAAGCAGCAGGGTTCTCATACACTTCTCGGGATTTGATTCCGACGAGACGATTCTCAATATGGTCGATTCGACCGTACCCATGTTTTCCACCGATTTCGTTCAATGTTTCGATCAACTCGACGATCGGTGTCTTTTCACCATTTAGAGCGACAGGTACTCCCTCTTCAAAATCGATTTCGAGATATTCAGGCTCATTTGGAGTCATTTCGATTGGATTTGTCCAATCATACGCATTTTCTGGCGCCTCTGCCCATGGATCCTCAAGGACACCCGCTTCACAAGCACGGCCCCAAATATTAGCATCGATTGAAAAAGGATTGTCGAGATTGACCGGGATCGGAATGCCTTTCTCTGCTGCATATTCAATTTCTTCATCACGTGTCATTCCCCATTCACGAACAGGTGCAATGACTTGAAGATCCGGATTTAAAGCCTGGATGGAAACCTCAAATCGTACCTGATCATTCCCTTTTCCAGTGCAGCCGTGTGCAACCGCCACTGCACCTTCCTGTTCAGCGACTTCCACCAAAAGCTTCGAAATTAGGGGACGAGATAATGCTGAGGATAACGGATACTTTCCTTCATACAGGCAATTCGATTTCAATGCAGGCAATAAGTATTCTTTTGCTAAAAGCTCCTTCGCATCGACTACAATCGATTTTATAGCACCTACGCTCAGCGCCTTGTTTTTGATGGTTTCTAAGTCTTTTCCTTCTCCTACGTCTAAACCAAGTGCAATTACATCATAACCGTATTTTTCTTGTATCCATTTGATTGATACAGAAGTATCCAACCCACCTGAATAAGCTAAAACCACTTTCCCTTTGCTCATTAAGCTCCACTCCTTGTTGTGTATTTTTATTTATTTTAATGTATGTTTATTCAAAGTTAATCAATTGATACTAAATTACTTTATTTCTATACGAATGTCAACACATTTTGAAAAAGAAATCGGGAAGAATTTTTAAGGCTGTTTTCGAATAGATTGTTGTTTTAAAATATACTCGCTTTCCGCGGGCAATCTGCAAGCCTCCTCAGCGCGTCCTCGCTTGCGGGGTCTTGCTTAGCTTGCTTTTCCCGCTGGAGTCTCGCATATTTCCTCTGTCAAAAGGTTCAACACATTTCATCTCACATTCCAATAGCAACATACTTTTAGAAAACAGCCATTTTAAAGATATTAGTCGTCAGGTTTCAGAGGATGATGATAGTGGATCGCGGTCCTTCATTCAGTTTTCATTCAATTTGTAGTTAATAAGTAACAATCTTTTAGAAAACAGCTGTCGATTTTACTTTTTTCGGAATTTGTACTAACATAGGGGACCAAATGGACGAACATTTGGTATAAGATATTTCTTTTTGTAAAATCTACCATATGGAAGCAAAATGCTTAACCTTGTTCGAAGAATGTAGAATGAGGGGTTCAAAAGTTACCTCAGCTTTCAATTGAGGAATACAACATTGTTTGAAAGGGGAATTTTCCTTGAAAAAAATCATGTATACAGCTTTAGTCGCCCTGTTTGCATTCGCTTTAGCAGCATGTGGTGGTAATGAAGAGGGTAAAGGTAACGAAAACAAAGAAGGTCAACAAAAGGACAAAGAGAATAAAGAAAAAACAGAACAGATGGAAGAAATGCAGAAAAAGATGGAAGAACAACAGGTTGATGAAAATAAAGTGGTTGCTACTGTCAATGATGAAGAAATCAAAGGAGCAGATTTCAACCGGGCATTAGGCCAAATGCAAATGCAGTATCAACAAATGGGACAAGATCCTACATCTAAAAAAGTTGCAGATCAATTGAAAAAGCAAGTCGTCACTGGTCTTGTGGATTTCGAAGTGATCGTTCAAGAGGCTGAAGCAAAGGGCTATGATGCATCAGAGGATGAAGTAAACAAACAGATCGATCAGATCAAAGGTCAATTTGACGATGACAAGAAATTCAAGGAAGCATTGAAGACCAACAAGCTGAATGAAGAACAATTGAAAGAACAGATCGCAGCACAAATCCAGTATGAGACTTATGTGGAAAAAGAAATTCCGGCTGAAGAGGTCTCTGAGGAAGAATTAAAAAAATATTACGACCAAATGAAAGAAGCTCAAGGAGAACAAGCTCCAAAGTATGAAGAAGTAAAAGATCAACTTAAAAAACAAATGCAAGAGAAACAGAAGCAAGAAAAGGTAGCTCAAAAAGTGAAAGAACTGAAGAAAGATGCGGACATCAATGTAAAAATCTAAGACGTATATAAGGAAAGAAGCAGCCAGCCGGCTGCTTCTTTCTTTTGTTAGTTTAATGTTTTTTTGAGATTAGAAATAAATCGCTTTCCGTAGCCTTTTGTTATTTATTCCTTGAACGATAGAGCAAGTAGATGAAGTATGGTGCACCTAATGCCGCCGTGAAAACACCGGCTGGCACTTCCAATGGGGCGAAGGCGGTTCTTGCAATCAAATCCGCACCCATCACGAGCAGCGCTCCTACTAATGCGGAAGCCG belongs to Alkalihalobacillus sp. TS-13 and includes:
- a CDS encoding putative holin-like toxin, translated to MTVFQTLMVTISFATLIISVLSFPYKK
- a CDS encoding DUF302 domain-containing protein translates to MFHYTVTTNQSIDEACETLEKQLKEEQFGVLWNFDLKNTLNTKGLEFDRDFRILEVCNPKEAQRVLNQNVMVGYFLPCKMVVYEDDGVSKIGMPKPTSLVTMVDDAQITEMAEDIEKRLIACMDKSSV
- a CDS encoding metal-sensitive transcriptional regulator gives rise to the protein MEYNDQMKNRVKRIEGQVRGVLKMMDEEKDCKDIVTQMSAIRSALDRTIGLVVGTNLEQCLREQLDKGENTDDLIKEAVNLLVKSR
- a CDS encoding heavy metal translocating P-type ATPase, translated to MQQAKVRETEQHVYKISGFTUASCAKKFETNVKRLDGVLDAKVNFTASKLTVKGNAHVKEIEKAGAFENLKVRPDHLKEEEKKEPFLKRHWNVFIAGIFLIVGWTISLLNGEGSFLANGFYAGSILIGGYRLFLIGLKNLLSLEFNMRTLMTIAIIGAALIGEWGEGAMVVILFAISEILEAYSMEKARQSIRGLMEIAPKEATVLRYNKEMTIPVEDVLVGDTMIVLPGQKLAMDGLVTKGGSFVNQSAVTGESVPVHLSVGDEAFAGTLNEDGYLEVEVTKRVEDTTLAKIIHLVEEAQEERAPSQSFVDRFAKYYTPAIILVAIGVAVIPPLLGGSWGEWIYQGLAVLVVGCPCALVISTPVSIVTAVGNAARNGVLVKGGVYLEEAGKLKSIAFDKTGTLTKGIPEVTDIIPLVEYKESEIIRIAAFLESRSQHPLASAILKKSEEMGIEKPSENIENFKSITGKGIKGTIDQTVYYAGSLALFTEDLQVQLEHDTYTVIDRLRSEGKTVLAVGTEEHLLALIAVADTIRDESAEVVKALHSMNIKNTIMLTGDHQLTANSIGEQINISTIKAELLPEEKLNYIKEYEQRFGKVAMVGDGVNDAPALASSTVGIAMGGAGTDTAIETADIALMGDDLRKLPYTIKLSRKTLAIIKQNIAFSIGVKLLALLLVVPGWLTLWIAIFADMGATLLVTLNGLRLLKVKE
- a CDS encoding metalloregulator ArsR/SmtB family transcription factor, with product MAKDDVCKVNCVHEDKVRRIKADIEGKDTMSAAKVFKALSDDTRIKIAYALTIEEELCVCDVSNIVDCTVATASHHLRLLRNMGLAKYRKVGKLVYYSLDDEHVRQIIQTAFSHLEEGKHLATS
- a CDS encoding Type 1 glutamine amidotransferase-like domain-containing protein; amino-acid sequence: MSQLIMLSNIDEHLDKELEKKIRQIVSEKGSTLGYIPSQYDVTKHYFNRMKPHLQRFGFDQYVYFDIDKEYEPENLDELSSCDAIYLSGGNTYYSLKNLRSRNMLCFLQDFVKTGGVLIGVSAGAMMMSPTIEVAQFLDPNDVRLADPEALNLVQLHFLPHFIDRVRMTVAVERFMTRTSIPLYVCQDRAGIVIEKGNLECYGNVRRADF
- the argH gene encoding argininosuccinate lyase is translated as MAKLWGGRFTKETNKLVEEFTASIEFDQQLALEDIKGSLAHVQMLAECEIISLEEADTIKNGLETLKKKIENEELEYAVEHEDIHMNIEKHLIDEIGTVGGKLHTGRSRNDQVATDMHLYLKTKTTEIIQLVEQVQHSILVQSKANVDTILPGYTHLQRAQPISFAHHLMAYFWMFERDKERLVDSLKRVNVLPLGAGALAGTTFSINRERVAEILEFDSIYPNSMDAVSDRDFILEFLSIASIMMTHISRLSEEMVIWSSQEFGFIELDDSFCTGSSIMPQKKNPDVPELLRAKTGRTYGNLMGLLTVLKGLPLAYNKDMQEDKEGMFDTVKTLDGSLKLLAPMIETMTVNTGAMRKAVTEDYSNATDLADYLVTKGLPFREAHAIIGQIVLHAIQQKKYLLDLNLEVYQEFSPLFEEDIYEVLAPENVVAARNSTGGTGQTQVKKQIELAETKLKSVEKV
- a CDS encoding argininosuccinate synthase — protein: MSKGKVVLAYSGGLDTSVSIKWIQEKYGYDVIALGLDVGEGKDLETIKNKALSVGAIKSIVVDAKELLAKEYLLPALKSNCLYEGKYPLSSALSRPLISKLLVEVAEQEGAVAVAHGCTGKGNDQVRFEVSIQALNPDLQVIAPVREWGMTRDEEIEYAAEKGIPIPVNLDNPFSIDANIWGRACEAGVLEDPWAEAPENAYDWTNPIEMTPNEPEYLEIDFEEGVPVALNGEKTPIVELIETLNEIGGKHGYGRIDHIENRLVGIKSREVYENPAALLLINAHKELEFLTLPREVTQFKPQVEQQMAKLVYEGLWYSPLRSALEAFINETQKVVSGTIKIKLFKGNATVVARKSSHSLYNEQLATYSEGDLFDHNAAVGFIKLWGLSTKVHAEVNKKPNLKAVSKEKLYG
- a CDS encoding SurA N-terminal domain-containing protein produces the protein MKKIMYTALVALFAFALAACGGNEEGKGNENKEGQQKDKENKEKTEQMEEMQKKMEEQQVDENKVVATVNDEEIKGADFNRALGQMQMQYQQMGQDPTSKKVADQLKKQVVTGLVDFEVIVQEAEAKGYDASEDEVNKQIDQIKGQFDDDKKFKEALKTNKLNEEQLKEQIAAQIQYETYVEKEIPAEEVSEEELKKYYDQMKEAQGEQAPKYEEVKDQLKKQMQEKQKQEKVAQKVKELKKDADINVKI